The DNA sequence gagaggaatggaggattgctgcaCAGTGCCGGCCCCCTCTACTGCTAATGAggcggggagggggagaggaatggaggattgcaacacagtgccgtccccctctgctgctaatgaggcggggagaggaatggaggattgcaacacagtgccgtccccctctgctgctaatgaggcagggagaggaatggaggattgcagcacagtgccggccccctctgctgctaatgaggcagggagaggaatggaggattgcagcACAGTGCCGgtcccctctgctgctaatgaggcggggagaggaatggaggattgcaacacagtgccgtccccctctgctgctaatgaggcagggagaggaatggaggattgcaacacagtgccggccccctctgctgctaatgaggcagggagaggaatggaggattgcaacacagtgccgtccccctctgctgctaatgaggcggggagaggaatggaggattgcagcacagtgccggccccctctgctgctaatgaggcagggagaggaatggaggattgcagcacagtgccgtccccctctactgctaatgaggcagggagaggaatggaggattgctgcacaatgccggccccctctgctgctaatgaggcagggagaggaatggaggattgcaacacagtgccgtccccctctgctgctaatgaggcggggagaggaatggaggattgcagcacagtgccggccccctctgctgctaatgaggcagggagaggaatggaggattgcagcACAGTGCCATCCCCCTCTactgctaatgaggcagggagaggaatggaggattgctgcacagtgccggccccctctgctgctaatgaggcagggagaggaatggaggattgctgcacagtgccgtccccctctactgctaatgaggcagggagaggaatggaggattgctgcacagtgccggccccctctgctgctaatgaggcagggagaggaatggaggattgcagcacagtgccgtccccctctactgctaatgaggcagggagaggaatggaggattgctgtACAGTGCCGgtcccctctgctgctaatgaggcatggagaggaatggaggattgctgcacagtgccgtccccctctactgctaatgaggcagggagaggaatggaggattgctgcaCAGTGCCGTCCCCCTCTACTGCTAATGAGgcatggagaggaatggaggattgctgcacagtgctggtcccctctgctgctaatgaggcagggagaggaatggaggattgctgcacagtgccgtccccctctgctgctaatgaggcagggagaggaatggaggattgctgcacagtgccggtcccctctgctgctaatgaggcagggagaggaatggaggattgctgcacagtgccgaccccctctgctgctaatgaggcagggagaggaatggaggattgctgcacagtgccggccccctctgctgctaatgaggcagggaggggagaggaatggaggattgctgcacagtgccgtccccctctgctgctaatgaggcagggagaggaatggaggattgctgcacagtgccgtccccctctgctgctaatgaggcagggagaggaatggaggattgctgcacagtgccggccccctctgctgctaatgaggcagggagaggaatggaggattgctgcacagtgccggccccctctgctgctaatgaggcagggaggggagaggaatggaggattgctgcacagtgccgtccccctctgctgctaatgaggcagggagaggaatggaggattgctgcacagtgccgtccccctctgctgctaatgaggcagggagaggaatggaggattgctgcacagtgccgtccccctctgctgctaatgaggcagggagaggaatggaggattgcagcacagtgccgtccccctctgctgctaatgaggcagggagaggaatggaggattgcagcacagtgccggccccctctgctgctaatgaggcagggagaggaatggaggattgcagcacagtgccgtccccctctgctgctaatgaggcagggagaggaatggaggattgctgcacagtgccgtccccctctgctgctaatgaggcagggagaggaatggaggattgctgcacagtgccggtcccctctgctgctaatgaggcagggagaggaatggaggattgctgcacagtgccgaccccctctgctgctaatgaggcagggagaggaatggaggattgctgcacagtgccggccccctctgctgctaatgaggcagggaggggagaggaatggaggattgctgcacagtgccgtccccctctgctgctaatgaggcagggagaggaatggaggattgctgcacagtgccgtccccctctgctgctaatgaggcagggagaggaatggaggattgctgcacagtgccggccccctctgctgctaatgaggcagggagaggaatggaggattgctgcacagtgccggccccctctgctgctaatgaggcagggagggtagaggaatggaggattgctgcacagtgccgtccccctctgctgctaatgaggcagggagaggaatggaggattgctgcacagtgccgtccccctctgctgctaatgaggcagggagaggaatggaggattgctgcacagtgccgtccccctctgctgctaatgaggcagggagaggaatggaggattgcagcacagtgccgtccccctctgctgctaatgaggcagggagaggaatggaggattgcagcacagtgccggccccctctgctgctaatgaggcagggagaggaatggaggattgcagcacagtgccgtccccctctgctgctaatgaggcagggagaggaatggaggattgctgcacagtgccgtccccctctgctgctaatgaggcagggagaggaatggaggattgctgcacagtgccggtcccctctgctgctaatgaggcagggagaggaatggaggattgctgcacagtgccgaccccctctgctgctaatgaggcagggagaggaatggaggattgctgcacagtgccggccccctctgctgctaatgaggcagggaggggagaggaatggaggattgctgcacagtgccgtccccctctgctgctaatgaggcagggagaggaatggaggattgctgcacagtgccgtccccctctgctgctaatgaggcagggagaggaatggaggattgctgcacagtgccggccccctctgctgctaatgaggcagggagaggaatggaggattgctgcacagtgccggccccctctgctgctaatgaggcagggaggggagaggaatggaggattgctgcacagtgccgtccccctctgctgctaatgaggcagggagaggaatggaggattgctgcacagtgccgtccccctctgctgctaatgaggcagggagaggaatggaggattgctgcacagtgccgtccccctctgctgctaatgaggcagggagaggaatggaggattgcagcacagtgccggccccctctgctgctaatgaggcagggagaggaatggaggattgcaacacagtgccgtccccctctgctgctaatgaggcagggagaggaatggaggattgctgcTAATGAGGCAGCAGAGGgggtcaggtctctccagagactctttgatcgggttcaagtccgggctctggctggaccactcaaggacatcgtgcattgtcttggctgtgtgcttgttgtcctattttagaataaggctgtaacttaactgtggaaaaagtgaaaggggctgaatgctttccgaatgccctgtatctAACATCACATCTGGCACCTGCAACGACTGGCTGCCTCCACCGCCCTCAGCAGCGAATTAGCACTGTTTTTGTGTTAACGGTACAGTTGTCTCATCCTAGTTTTTAGTGGGTGTGTGTGCTGTGATTTGATTACTTCATTTTGAGTGGAGTGATTTGGGGGTGCCACTGGAGATTTAGATtgtaattatgtttttaaatCAGCACTTCATGAAGTCACTTCTGTGCCCACATGCCTTTCCCTGACTATTAAAGAAtgacccagccagccagcctgcctgcctgcctgcctgcctggctggctggctggctgggtgggtcaTTCTTTAATAGTTTGGCCAATGAAACAGTCCTCTGTAGTTTGGGGCTTCCCTCGTGGAAATATACACGAAGCATAACATCATGCTTATTGTTCTAGGCATTCCGTACTTAGCACCACAGAACTGCTCTGTTCTGCAACTAGCCGTAAGCAAGCAGTGAATATTTCATTCTGCACATCTGCCGAAGCAGGCCGCCCTGCTACTGCTGGCAATATCAGTCAGCGACAAGCCAGCATGAATTGCTGGCAGCAATTACCATTCACAATTCTCCAGAAAAATGTCAGCAAATGAAACGCAGTAAGAAATACCCTCCATAGTGCAGTGCATGGTGCTAGCATGGCAACACCAGACCAATCCAAAGTGTGAAACTGCATAGCTACTCCAATCTGCTGTGTTTGTTCCGGGTGTTCAACCAATAAGCTGTGAGAGTCTGTGATATCAAACTAATGTGGGCTATTCATCTTAGATTATTAGATGGGATCATTGAAAATGACTATCTGAGTTCTGTAAATTTGTCATGTTGAAAGCTTTGTTAATAAGTTGAAGCATCAAGAGAATTGCATACACAAACCACAAGTGTTTGTACGagggaaaatatgttttcacaGAAGGTTTCCCACCTTGCAATCTACTTGTGTGAAAACCAACGGTAGTCACAGCACATGCAATTGTTTTAGAATGATGAGCACAGAAAATATGTATAGTCAATACTAAAAGTCATACTCTTACAATAGCTTGTCATGATAGTAGAACGAATTGACCTGTGTTGAGATGAACATGGCATGGATTCTGTTTGTTGCAAATTGAACCGACTGTGTTGAGATGAACATGGCATCTGTTTGTGTTGGAGATTAAGATTGACCCCCGACAGGCCTGAtatgacagactgagttggtggTTTGAAATCTACATCAGACTTGGAACTGCAGATGTGTAAAGAGTTAGAATGAAACAGGACTGAAATTATTCTCAAATTTAGCTGCTTCTCGTGCTGcttcctctctacttctcttGTGTTTCTTTCATGTCTGTGGCAGTATCAACACAGGGAGTTCTACAATCATTTTTCAATAGAAACATATCCCTTTTAGTACTCAGCTGGAGAATATGCCTGGAAGAGTAGTTGGGGGGTGGTGAGAGGGAATGGATTTATGATGGCTGTATCTTCCAGGCAACGCAGCGGCAGGGGCGGGTGGAGTGGGGGATTGGCTTGTGGTGTAGGCAGATGATGCGCTTTCCTCACTCACCACCCAGCAGAATGAATTATAGCCTGGCGTTAACCATTGAGCCTATAGTCTGCCTCACTGTATGAGGCTAATGTAGTACACAAATTCACACCAGTATTTACCATAATTGGATTTATTGCATAAATACGTGATTGATGAACAACGAGCATTTAACATCTAATTTGTTGACAAGTATGTGTAGGTGATTGGGCGTGGTGGTTGCTTTCCGTCTCCCATCTTGTTTCTGTGGTTTCTCTTCAGATGAGTGTCAAAGGAATTTAATAATTCCtatatgtgttcattaaccaattcaattaaaatcaCTCTGTCTGGTTCTAAGATTTTGTAAgatccttatttgcataaaatagacagagaccagtctatCAAAATTAGCCAATAGCATTTATTCTCGAGAGCGCGCTGCCCCGAGAACCATGTACAACAGCTTATATTTCACATATGACGTCATAGGTTTTAAAATGTCCTTCCTCCTCTCGACCAGGACAAAGCAGTCCTGGTCAAAAGTTCATTACAACTCTCTAGCGCACATACATGACAGACAATATATCTGGATTACCTCCTGAAGTCTCAACATAATTTATTACCACTTTAGCAGACAGTTCCAGATACGGAAAACCGCCACAGAGTGATCGCCACAGAGTTATAGTTGAGtcggttcaaacataggttaatGACCCTCTTTGCTTacttaagacacacacacacacattccttccTACACAATGGTTATCATTTCCAATTACCCCTTATCCATGCTACATAACCTCTTTCTTAGGAACTAACATTATTTAATCAGATATTGTAAAACAGGGTAGAGTttaattagttatagttctatttaaatgttgatattgtttagtcattattcataaaattcctaacaaTGAGACATTGAGGCATTTTTTGTGGGTCTGACatttccctctttctgtctctctttactGTTAGTGTACTGCTGCACAGCTCTGAAGTACACTGGGAGCAACTGCAACACTGCAGTAAGGCACTGACTAACAGTGTTGGGCCAGCCCCACTGAGAGACTAACTCCCTGCTCACTCTTTCTCACATTCATTTCATCTGTTGTTCCTCAGTTTAATTATATAATTCACCCTTTCGTTTAATTTATTTTTAGTACTTCTTCTTTCACCGTGAATATTTCAGCCTGGGTAGATTGTTTTCATTGACTTGACTTATGCTCTGAGAATGTTcacttgtcacacacacacacacacacacacacacacacacacacacacacacacacacacacacacacacacacacacacacacacaaaatattacAATTACATTACTTCAGCAGTGCATCCTTCTCTGAATTATCTCACCACTGGGTATGATGCTGATGTTTAGGCTTTTACATCCTGTGTGATTCTCTCCAAAAAGTACACTGGAGAAAAGCAAATATTGTAGCATGAAATAATTATCACTGCTACAGATTGGTCAGGCGGAATTAAAATGGATCTGAAAAGTATCCACATCTTGAATCAAAACATTTGGGAAAGCTTTCTGAGTGTACGTTTGGTTGCCTTCATACCAAAGAAAGATCATAGGGGAAAAAAGCTGATTATTGTGGCCAATGTCAGTTATCCTGTTAAATAGGGAGAGGGTTAGCTTGGTTTTCACAATCAAACTATGGCTATAAGCCTAGTTGAAGATCCATTTCATGGAATGTTTCATCAGATAAAGGTATAGATAGAGGAAGCAAAACACTGATAAACATCAGTTTAGTTTTTTGGTTAAAGTGGTTTCCTTTGTTGGTTGGTGGGGGAGGAGATTGGGTTTCCTGTGTGTTGCTATTTGTCACTGCTTGGAGATGGGTAAAGGCGGGTCCGGGGGGATGGGGAAATATGTGCTCTCTGGTGGAGGGGGGCTGGCCTGGTCTGAGGTGAACACCCAACAGTGGTGGAGGAACAGCTTCTGGGATATCTGGTGGAgtatgagagggagaggaagagcgaTTGGGAGCATTGTCTGGCCCCAGATCAACATCCTGCAAGGAGGAAGGAGGCTGATGGTCATGGGTGGGTGCTGTGGCAGTGGTCTCTGAAGACGTTGGTGGCGGAGGAGATGAGGAGTTGTCTGGAAGTTGTACCTCCTCAGTATTTTCTTTGTTCAACGCAGCAGTCCCGTTGCACGGTTTAACAATCTGAAACCGTCTCTCTTCCGAATGTACTTCCTGACGGAATCTCACCCATCTGGAATTCCTGGTCAGTATCCTGGATCAGAGAGAACCTCTTGGAGAGTTGCTGAGACAGGAAGCCAGAGAAGGAGATTCCATTGGAGCCCCTCAGATGGACATCACCACTATCGTCATAATCCTTTTGAGACTGGACTCCACCGTCCAGAAACGGAGAGGGGCCTGCCCAGGCTGTATTCTGCAGCTGGATCCTCTGTTGTCTTTGCTTCCTCACGAAGATGACCCCGAAACCCACCAGCATCATGAACAGCGTCCCACCAATCAGTACAGCCACCGCTGTGCCATGGTTCCCCGTCTTTTTTCGCTTGTCTTTGTTTGCAGTTTTTGTCGGAGGCTTTGGTTTCTTTTTTGCCGTGGTGGTCGCAGTGGCAACTTCTTTTTTAGTGGGGACCATTGGTGTGGATTGACCCTTGCTGCTGGTAACGGCAACACTAGAAGTAACAGAGACTTCAGTGGTGGCAAGGGTCTTGGCAGGCTTGGTCGACGTCCATGGAGTGGAGACGTGGGTTGAAGATTTGGTCATGGCTGTAGATGGAGGTAGGGTGGTGGGGGAAGTGGCAGCACTAGGCAGCTCAGATGGGCCTGTTGGACCTCTTTCAGTGGGGTGTGAAGGGGTTGATCTCCTGCTTGTGACTGGGGCCTGGGAGGCAGTGCTGGATAGTTGAGCCTCTCCACCTGTGTTCAAAGTATATTCCGCTCTAGTcggtgtcactccaaatccaacAACAGTTGGCGTGGGTCGGTTCCTGTCTGTGGAGTCGTTGGACTGCGATATTGGAGAATTGGACGTAGTAGGCCCCGTTTGGATCTCTGTTGGTTGATTTGGTGTCGGTGAGGTTGTTTGAGTGGACAACTCAGAAGGTCTAGGTGATGCTGTTGGACTAACTTCGTCCTTGCCGGAGGGTGTAACTTGCCTTACCAGAGGTTGATTCCACATAGCGGGCGAAGTTTCCCGGACTCTATCTGCTGTGATCTCCACCGTAGACTTGTTTTTATATCTGGTTGTTTGGCGGTCCTGAGGTGACTGGGAGTTCCTCTTTGTGCTCATACGCAAAGGCTGCATTGGAGGCTGATCGTAGCTGAGAATGTTTCTGGTCGACACCTGGTCTGAAGTCTGTGGTTCACTTTTCACTGTGAGCTTCAACTCAACTGAAGATGCTACAGTGCTATGTTGTCCTTCGTCCGGTGCGTTGTTGAGGGGCTCTTGAGCCATTTCTAAGGGTGAAACTTTATTGTCCGAAGTTGCAGTAACCTCACTGCTTCTGAAGTTGGTAGAGTGGAGGTTAGGTTGAAGTGTCACTGTGCCATTCAGTCCCCGTGGCAGCATCCACAGAAACAACACAATAACAAGACGCTTTCCCTCCATTGCTGTTTCCTGTTAACATCTGAATTCTGCTGTGTCCTGATGACTGATGGATGAAAAGAAGAAAAGCAACTGTCATTACTGTATCTACAAACGCGCTGTACCATGAGGAAACAAGCAACATTTAAGCATAAAGGGCTGTGTGGTAAAATGCGATCGCCACTTTTGGCATTTCCTTCCTCAACTACAATTCAAAGTAGGCATACAATATTTAGAGTAAATGTGATCTGTTAATACGATCAGAATGTTTAATGGAGGAATCAAACAATATTTTCTGTTTTTGTTCCATTTCTAAGAATGAATGGCTTATAATGTTTCACATCAGGATGTCTTTGTCCAATCAGTATTGATTAGCTTACATTAGTGATAGTGTTTGTATAATGTGCTTTTTTCCCCTCCTACTTACCATTTAAAACTCCCACATCCCACAAACAACTCTGTATTTATAAGGCTTTTGTTCACAACTGCTTGCACATTCTCTATATTTACATCACCCACCCTAAAGTTGGTTGTACTCACCTGAGCCTGCACAGGATGTAACCCTCGAATCCTGGCCGGCCTTAACCTGCTCCAAGTTCACAAAAATCAAAAACCCTGTATGAGTTGGTGTCTCTCAGTTGGGAGAGGTCCCCATAGTTTGGTGTACATGAAGCCCAGAAAGCAACCGCTGTAGAAGGCTGCGAGGCCACAGCCTGGTAGAATACAGAACCTTCGCTTGCCTCACTTGACAGGAAGTGAGAGCTGTGAAACTGAGGTCTGATGACAGATGACACCCTGTTTGTTTTAACAGAGCAAAGTCTACAGTGATGGAAGAAGAGGGGTTTGTGATTTTAGCACTGGATGTTTCAATACAAAGATGTACATATTTCATTTTAATATGCACTCTGGGATAGTTGTCTTTGTCATATAGTTTGTTACAGACAGTACTGAATGTTGTGCTCTTAGGAAGTTTCTGTTAAATAAATAGCTGCCTATCACTCCTGTAGAGATGGCGTGAAAGTGGTTGGCCGCCTTGCTGCTGAATCCTGTTACATGGGAAGTGTTTCA is a window from the Oncorhynchus mykiss isolate Arlee chromosome 24, USDA_OmykA_1.1, whole genome shotgun sequence genome containing:
- the LOC110504062 gene encoding cell wall protein DAN4 — protein: MEGKRLVIVLFLWMLPRGLNGTVTLQPNLHSTNFRSSEVTATSDNKVSPLEMAQEPLNNAPDEGQHSTVASSVELKLTVKSEPQTSDQVSTRNILSYDQPPMQPLRMSTKRNSQSPQDRQTTRYKNKSTVEITADRVRETSPAMWNQPLVRQVTPSGKDEVSPTASPRPSELSTQTTSPTPNQPTEIQTGPTTSNSPISQSNDSTDRNRPTPTVVGFGVTPTRAEYTLNTGGEAQLSSTASQAPVTSRRSTPSHPTERGPTGPSELPSAATSPTTLPPSTAMTKSSTHVSTPWTSTKPAKTLATTEVSVTSSVAVTSSKGQSTPMVPTKKEVATATTTAKKKPKPPTKTANKDKRKKTGNHGTAVAVLIGGTLFMMLVGFGVIFVRKQRQQRIQLQNTAWAGPSPFLDGGVQSQKDYDDSGDVHLRGSNGISFSGFLSQQLSKRFSLIQDTDQEFQMGEIPSGSTFGRETVSDC